A window of Pectinophora gossypiella chromosome 12, ilPecGoss1.1, whole genome shotgun sequence contains these coding sequences:
- the LOC126371578 gene encoding uncharacterized protein LOC126371578, with amino-acid sequence MATVVITFFLITRFYVCKMDADFKEKSRERISSRREKRWSMNSQRLEEIVAELMRPMRDLRHCFDTDLSALLEEYLTEAGLHALEAEDDDEEEGGEARPEPPNFAELALLLQQSANIYGRKVDALYQHVLSVSDSLHNSIEMAYPGGPPADGEGEDEAEAGAASPARRKRKASSAACGEFTYIALAPAAGARRDAGAARPPPTLPRVYVELEPRLLADGDVPLTDYAGEPVGLMQDFQVNMRLQDGLLVDELESPTSTASSLRPIPLMELQAAIEAAAPPSPPPLREESPPPEALAAPPHCSTPLPPDGPRDHMPPPPAPLKRERKRKNDANINDIVGGTVKLLINMKLRRALKRVSEFEVTPSWVARVVAARRAEVLALRRRLTLAGELPDMQENGLTRLDVNGFAGWSATEASVAGSALAAARALARRGERLADDSDDDGFFEQSEHSSLGDCDHSRSDEPHTQLPNSTQPAAAEAAEWAAGGAGEALDVRALAAAVLRALPAAGAAPEPFGAVLGAAATRGHDVSRLFLATLFLANAGNVEVVQGPPLSLNSFSLRLLSADPRLYCAAAAAEPPVR; translated from the exons atggcCACCGTTGTTATTACGTTCTTCCTAATCACACGATTTTATGTTTGTAAAATGGACGCCGACTTCAAGGAGAAATCCAG GGAAAGAATTTCATCCCGACGCGAGAAAAGGTGGAGCATGAACTCGCAAAGGTTGGAAGAGATTGTGGCGGAGCTGATGCGCCCCATGCGCGACCTCCGCCACTGCTTCGACACGGACCTGAGCGCG TTGTTGGAGGAGTACCTGACGGAGGCGGGTCTGCACGCGCTAGAAGCAGAGGACGACGATGAGGAGGAGGGGGGCGAGGCGAGGCCGGAGCCGCCTAACTTCGCGGAGCTGGCGCTGCTGCTGCAGCAGTCCGCCAACATCTACGGCCGCAAGGTGGACGCGCTCTACCAGCACGTGCTCAGCGTCAGCGACTCGCTGCACAACAGCAT TGAGATGGCGTACCCGGGCGGGCCGCCAGCGGACGGCGAGGGCGAGGACGAGGCGGAGGCGGGCGCGGCGTCGCCGGCGCGGCGCAAGCGCAAGGCGTCGAGCGCGGCGTGCGGCGAGTTCACGTACATCGCGCTGGCGCCCGcggcgggcgcgcggcgcgacgcgggcgcggcgcggccgcCGCCCACGCTGCCGCGCGTCTACGTGGAGCTGGAGCCGCGGCTGCTGGCCGACGGGGACGTGCCGCTCACGGACTACGCCGGCGAGCCCGTCGGCCTCATGCAGGACTTCCAGGTCAACATGCGCCTGCAG GACGGACTGCTAGTGGACGAGCTGGAGAGCCCCACGTCGACTGCGTCGTCGCTGCGGCCCATCCCCCTGATGGAGCTGCAGGCGGCCATCGAGGCGGCCGCGCCCccgtcgccgccgccgctgcgcgAGGAGTCCCCGCCGCCCGAGGCGCTGGCCGCGCCGCCGCACTGCTCCACGCCGCTGCCGCCGGACGGGCCGCGGGACCacatgccgccgccgccggcgccgctcaAGAGGGAGCGCAAGCGCAAGAACGACGCCAACATCAACGACATTGTCGGCGGGACGGTCAAACTCCTCATCAATATGA AGCTGCGTCGCGCGCTGAAGCGCGTGTCGGAGTTCGAGGTGACGCCGTCGTGGGTGGCGCGGGTGGTGGCGGCCCGCCGGGCCGAGGTGCTGGCGCTGCGGCGGCGGCTGACGCTGGCCGGCGAGCTGCCGGATATGCAGGAGAACGGGCTCACGCGACTCGATGTCAACG GTTTCGCGGGCTGGTCGGCGACGGAGGCGAGCGTCGCCGGCTCGGCGCTGGCGGCGGCGAGGGCGCTggcgcggcgcggcgagcgGCTGGCCGACGACAGCGACGACGACGGCTTCTTCGAGCAGAGCGAGCACAGCTCGCTCGGGGACTGCGACCACTCGCGCTCCGACGAGCCGCACACGCAGCTCCCCAAC AGCACCCagccggcggcggcggaggcggcggAGTGGGCGGC ggggggcgcgggggAGGCGCTGGACGTGCGCGCGCTGGCGGCCGCCGTGCTGCGCGCGCTGcccgcggcgggggcggcgcccGAGCCCTTCGGCGCCGTGCTGGGCGCCGCCGCCACGCGGGGCCACGACGTGTCGCGGCTCTTCCTCGCCACGCTGTTCCTG GCGAACGCGGGCAACGTGGAGGTGGTGCAGGGCCCGCCGCTGTCGCTGAACTCGTTCTCGCTGCGGCTGCTGAGCGCCGACCCGCGGCTGtactgcgccgccgccgccgccgagccGCCCGTGCGGTGA
- the LOC126371168 gene encoding tetraspanin-1-like codes for MGMSRCYSLMKCLLILFNIIFLAVGLGACALAGWALWDGRAGEAPAARAALAAVAGWGAALALGALAALAGAARHSASLLAAAFALLALTAVAEGAAAWWGAAHVPQLRRALQERLHHTLRHDYGSLPARTHMLDAIQQGLECCGADGARDWQASDWARRQAADEPAAAARSDTLDLSVGAPAAYYWVPASCCSTAEAAECAAARRVAAAAGGGPGLHAAGCAPRVLAALRRGARAPLAAGAALLAAHALALLLALALCLRAQPDTRYKA; via the exons ATGGGCATGTCTCGGTGTTACTCCTTAATGAAGTGTTTGCTGATAttattcaatataatatttttg GCGGTGGGGCTGGGCGCGTGCGCGCTGGCGGGCTGGGCGCTGTGGGACGGGCGCGCGGGCGAGgcgccggcggcgcgggcggcgctggCGGCCGTGGCGGGCTGGGGCGCGGCGCTGGCGCTGGGCGCGCTGGCCGCGCTGGCCGGCGCCGCGCGCCACTCCGCCTCGCTGCTGGCCGCCGCCTTCGCGCTGCTGGCGCTCACCGCCGTGGCCGAGGGCGCGGCCGCGTGGTGGGGCGCTGCGCACGTGCCGCAGCTGCGCCGCGCGCTGCAGGAGCGCCTGCACCACACGCTGCGCCACGACTACGGCTCGCTGCCGGCGCGCACGCACATGCTGGACGCCATCCAGCAGGGGCTGGAGTGCTGCGGCGCCGACGGCGCGCGCGACTGGCAGGCGTCGGACTGGGCGCGGCGCCAGGCGGCCGACGAgcccgccgcggccgcgcgctCCGACACCCTGGACCTCAGCGTGGGCGCGCCCGCGGCCTACTACTGGGTGCCCGCGTCGTGCTGCAGC ACGGCGGAGGCGGCGGAgtgcgcggcggcgcggcgcgtggctgcggcggcgggcggcggcccCGGCCTGCACGCGGCGGGCTGCGCGCCGCGCGTGCTGGCGGCGCTGCGGCggggcgcgcgcgcgccgctgGCGGCCGGCGCCGCGCTGCTGGCGGCGCACGCGCTGGCGCTGCTGCTGGCGCTGGCGCTGTGTCTGCGCGCGCAGCCCGACACGCGCTACAAGGCCTAG